A DNA window from Camelina sativa cultivar DH55 chromosome 17, Cs, whole genome shotgun sequence contains the following coding sequences:
- the LOC104755585 gene encoding proteasome subunit beta type-5-A produces MKLDTSGFETSVPTIGFGSSSDMLDELSSVPSFDLPHTKEFDGFQKKAVDMLKHAKGTTTLAFIFKGGVMVAADSRASMGGYISSQSVKKIIEINPYMLGTMAGGAADCQFWHRNLGIKCRLHELANKRRISVSGASKLLANMLYSYRGMGLSVGTMIAGWDETGPGLYYVDNEGGRLKGDRFSVGSGSPYAYGVLDSGYKYEMSVEEASELARRSIYHATFRDGASGGVASVYHVGPEGWTKLSGDDVGELHYHYYPVPPAIAEQVMEEATTE; encoded by the exons ATGAAGCTTGATACTAGTGGGTTCGAGACTTCCGTGCCTACGATTGGCTTTGGCTCGAGCAGCGATATGCTTGATGAGCTTTCTTCTGTGCCCTCGTTTGATCTACCCCACACCAAAgag TTTGATGGATTCCAGAAAAAAGCTGTAGATATGTTGAAGCATGCAAAAGGAACAACTACACTCGCTTTTATCTTCAAAGGAGGTGTTATGGTTGCTGCTGATTCTCGGGCTAGCATGGGCGGATATATCT CTTCACAATCTGTGAAGAAGATTATTGAAATCAATCCTTATATGCTCGGTACAATGGCTGGAGGAGCTGCTGACTGCCAATTCTGGCACAGAAATCTTGGAATTAAG TGTCGCCTACATGAGCTGGCAAACAAGAGGAGAATCTCTGTTTCCGGAGCTTCAAAACTTCTTGCAAACATGCTCTATTCATACCGTGGAATGGGACTTTCTGTCGGGACAATGATTGCTGGATGGGACGAAACT GGTCCTGGACTATACTATGTTGACAACGAAGGTGGACGACTCAAGGGAGACAGGTTTTCCGTCGGTTCTGGTTCACCATACGCTTACGGTGTACTCGACAGCGG GTACAAATATGAAATGTCTGTTGAAGAAGCTTCTGAGTTAGCAAGGAGATCAATCTACCATGCGACATTCCGTGATGGAGCCAGTGGTGGAGTTGCTAGCG TGTACCACGTCGGTCCTGAAGGATGGACAAAACTATCTGGAGATGATGTTGGGGAGCTACACTATCACTACTACCCCGTGCCACCAGCCATTGCAGAACAAGTCATGGAGGAAGCAACCACCGAGTAA
- the LOC104755587 gene encoding cytochrome P450 71B2-like isoform X1, with the protein MAILLCFFLVTLLTLVSSIFLRKINVAKYNLPPSPSSLPIIGNLHHLTGLPHRFYHKLSIKYGPVVLLRLGFVPVVVVSSSEAAEAVLKTYDLECCSRTKTLGTGRLSYGFTDITFSPYGEYWRKMRKLAVVELFSLKKVQSYRYIREEEIDLMVKKVSESALKQSPVDLSKTFFSLTAAITCRVALGQNFHDSGFVIDQDRIEELVTESTTALGSFTFSDFFPGGPGRFLDCLFRTQKRINKVSEELDAFYQHVIDDHLKPSGRKSLDAPGDIVALMLDMIDKNYYFKLSVDNIKAVLMNIFLAGVDTGAITMIWAMTELVRNPKAMKRVQENIRATLGVKRERITEEDVGKVDYLKHVIKETFRLHPPAPFLVPRETMSHIKIQGYDIPPKTQIHINAWTIGRDPKRWTDPEDFIPERFENSSVDFRGQHFDLLPFGSGRRICPAMSMAIATVELGLMNLLYYFDWSMPDGMKGEDIDMEELGTLTVVKKLPLQLVPLHRY; encoded by the exons atggcgatcttgctctgtttcttcttggtCACGCTTCTAACACTTGTGTCATCAATCTTTCTTAGAAAGATAAATGTCGCAAAATACAATCTGCCTCCGAGCCCTTCAAGTCTTCCGATCATTGGAAACTTGCACCATCTTACAGGATTGCCTCACAGATTTTACCATAAGCTCTCCATCAAATACGGTCCTGTGGTACTTCTTCGTCTCGGGTTTGTCCCAGTTGTTGTGGTTTCCTCGAGTGAAGCAGCTGAAGCAGTTCTCAAAACATATGACTTGGAATGTTGCAGTCGAACAAAGACGCTCGGGACAGGAAGACTCTCCTATGGCTTTACAGACATCACTTTCTCGCCATATGGTGAGTATTGGCGGAAAATGCGAAAACTCGCGGTTGTCGAGCTTTTTAGCCTTAAAAAAGTTCAATCTTACAGGTATATAAGAGAGGAAGAGATCGACCTTATGGTGAAGAAAGTGTCGGAATCGGCTTTGAAGCAATCTCCTGTGGATCTAAGCAAAACCTTTTTCTCCCTCACGGCAGCCATAACTTGTAGAGTAGCCTTAGGACAGAACTTCCACGATAGCGGCTTTGTTATCGATCAAGACAGGATCGAAGAACTTGTTACCGAGAGTACGACAGCTCTAGGAAGTTTTACTTTCTCAGACTTCTTCCCCGGTGGACCTGGAAGATTCTTAGATTGCTTGTTTCGTACGCAAAAGAGGATAAACAAAGTCTCTGAAGAGCTTGATGCGTTTTACCAGCATGTGATTGATGATCACTTGAAGCCATCAGGACGCAAAAGTTTGGATGCCCCCGGAGACATTGTTGCCTTGATGTTGGATATGATcgataaaaattattattttaagctCAGTGTGGATAATATCAAGGCAGTCCTCATG AATATATTTCTAGCGGGGGTGGATACAGGCGCCATAACAATGATTTGGGCGATGACCGAGCTCGTTAGGAACCCTAAAGCGATGAAGAGAGTTCAAGAAAATATCCGAGCCACCCTCGGGGTCAAAAGGGAAAGAATCACTGAAGAAGACGTAGGAAAGGTTGATTACTTGAAGCATGTTATCAAGGAAACATTCAGATTACACCCACCAGCTCCATTTTTGGTACCAAGGGAAACAATGTCTCACATCAAGATTCAAGGCTACGACATTCCCCCGAAAACACAAATCCATATCAACGCATGGACGATTGGACGTGACCCCAAGCGTTGGACAGACCCTGAGGATTTCATCCCTGAACGGTTTGAAAATAGTTCTGTAGATTTTAGAGGACAACACTTTGACCTATTACCGTTTGGTTCTGGCCGTAGGATCTGTCCCGCGATGTCAATGGCGATTGCTACCGTGGAGTTAGGACTGATGAATTTGCTATATTACTTCGATTGGAGTATGCCTGATGGGATGAAAGGTGAAGATATTGATATGGAAGAACTTGGTACTCTCACGGTAGTCAAGAAACTACCTCTTCAACTTGTGCCCCTTCATCGCTATTGA
- the LOC104755587 gene encoding cytochrome P450 71B2-like isoform X2 — MLQSNKDARDRKTLLWLYRHHFLAIWYIREEEIDLMVKKVSESALKQSPVDLSKTFFSLTAAITCRVALGQNFHDSGFVIDQDRIEELVTESTTALGSFTFSDFFPGGPGRFLDCLFRTQKRINKVSEELDAFYQHVIDDHLKPSGRKSLDAPGDIVALMLDMIDKNYYFKLSVDNIKAVLMNIFLAGVDTGAITMIWAMTELVRNPKAMKRVQENIRATLGVKRERITEEDVGKVDYLKHVIKETFRLHPPAPFLVPRETMSHIKIQGYDIPPKTQIHINAWTIGRDPKRWTDPEDFIPERFENSSVDFRGQHFDLLPFGSGRRICPAMSMAIATVELGLMNLLYYFDWSMPDGMKGEDIDMEELGTLTVVKKLPLQLVPLHRY, encoded by the exons ATGTTGCAGTCGAACAAAGACGCTCGGGACAGGAAGACTCTCCTATGGCTTTACAGACATCACTTTCTCGCCATATG GTATATAAGAGAGGAAGAGATCGACCTTATGGTGAAGAAAGTGTCGGAATCGGCTTTGAAGCAATCTCCTGTGGATCTAAGCAAAACCTTTTTCTCCCTCACGGCAGCCATAACTTGTAGAGTAGCCTTAGGACAGAACTTCCACGATAGCGGCTTTGTTATCGATCAAGACAGGATCGAAGAACTTGTTACCGAGAGTACGACAGCTCTAGGAAGTTTTACTTTCTCAGACTTCTTCCCCGGTGGACCTGGAAGATTCTTAGATTGCTTGTTTCGTACGCAAAAGAGGATAAACAAAGTCTCTGAAGAGCTTGATGCGTTTTACCAGCATGTGATTGATGATCACTTGAAGCCATCAGGACGCAAAAGTTTGGATGCCCCCGGAGACATTGTTGCCTTGATGTTGGATATGATcgataaaaattattattttaagctCAGTGTGGATAATATCAAGGCAGTCCTCATG AATATATTTCTAGCGGGGGTGGATACAGGCGCCATAACAATGATTTGGGCGATGACCGAGCTCGTTAGGAACCCTAAAGCGATGAAGAGAGTTCAAGAAAATATCCGAGCCACCCTCGGGGTCAAAAGGGAAAGAATCACTGAAGAAGACGTAGGAAAGGTTGATTACTTGAAGCATGTTATCAAGGAAACATTCAGATTACACCCACCAGCTCCATTTTTGGTACCAAGGGAAACAATGTCTCACATCAAGATTCAAGGCTACGACATTCCCCCGAAAACACAAATCCATATCAACGCATGGACGATTGGACGTGACCCCAAGCGTTGGACAGACCCTGAGGATTTCATCCCTGAACGGTTTGAAAATAGTTCTGTAGATTTTAGAGGACAACACTTTGACCTATTACCGTTTGGTTCTGGCCGTAGGATCTGTCCCGCGATGTCAATGGCGATTGCTACCGTGGAGTTAGGACTGATGAATTTGCTATATTACTTCGATTGGAGTATGCCTGATGGGATGAAAGGTGAAGATATTGATATGGAAGAACTTGGTACTCTCACGGTAGTCAAGAAACTACCTCTTCAACTTGTGCCCCTTCATCGCTATTGA